One genomic segment of Ictalurus punctatus breed USDA103 chromosome 12, Coco_2.0, whole genome shotgun sequence includes these proteins:
- the pigu gene encoding phosphatidylinositol glycan anchor biosynthesis class U protein isoform X1, with translation MAAPLTLVLILAVSIRAVLFRSSLATLISERVEVVSPLNSWKRVVEGLALLDLGVSPYSGDVFHETPLIIYLFHFVVDYAEIVFMIADGITAVALYLSVESYNKNVFRKQKYALEADRYPHDCLELMRSPKEMFYIPLKVAMFYLLNPFSILSCVAKSTCGLNNAIIAVFILCTLKGSALLSAIFLSLATYQSIYPLTLFAPALLFLLQRLYIPVNPCRSSFWFFTLQYAFMFVGSLVVIVCLSFFLLGSWDFIPSVYGFILSVPDLTPNIGLFWYFFAEMFEHFRFFFICVFQINIFLYTIPLSIKLKEHPVFLIFMQIAIISIFKSYPTVGDIALYMAFLPAWSYLYRFLRNIFLVSCILLACSVLFPVLWHLWIYAGSANSNFYYAITLLFNVGQILLMSDYFYAYLRREHHLSQGLYPQRKDGSEATLVLK, from the exons ATGGCGGCTCCCTTAACACTAGTGTTGATTTTAGCAGTGTCAATAAGAGCGGTGTTATTTCGGTCTAGTTTGGCTACACTGATTTCTGAAAGGGTTGAAGTTGTGTCCCCTCTGAATTCGTGGAAAAGAG TGGTGGAGGGTCTTGCCTTGCTGGATCTGGGGGTCTCGCCATATTCCGGGGATGTATTTCATGAA ACACCCCTTATCATATACCTCTTTCATTTTGTGGTGGACTATGCAGAGATTGTATTTATG ATAGCAGATGGAATCACAGCGGTGGCTCTCTATCTGTCAGTGGAGAGCTACAACAAAAATGTG TTCAGAAAACAGAAGTATGCTTTGGAGGCAGACAGGTATCCACATGACTGTCTGGAGCTCATGCGCTCACCCAAAGAGATGTTCTACATTCCTCTCAAAGTGGCTATGTT TTACCTATTGAACCCCTTCAGTATCCTATCCTGTGTGGCAAAGTCTACCTGTGGTCTAAACAATGCCATTATTGCAGTCTTCATCCTCTGCACACTAAAAG GAAGTGCCTTGTTGAGTGCAATATTCCTGTCCTTGGCAACCTATCAGAGCATCTATCCTCTCACATTGTTTGCTCCTGCCCTTCTTTTCCTGCTACAG AGGTTGTATATTCCAGTCAACCCATGCAGGAGTAGTTTCTGGTTCTTCACCCTGCAATACGCCTTCATGTTTGTGGGAAGTCTTGTTGTGATTGTCTGCCTCTCCTTCTTTTTACTTGGATCTTGGGACTTTATTCCTTCAGTCTACGGATTCAT TCTCTCGGTACCAGATCTCACTCCAAATATTGGCCTCTTCTGGTATTTCTTCGCTGAGATGTTTGAACATTTTCGTTTCTTCTTCATCTGCGTCTTCCAGATTAACATCTTTTTGTACACCATCCCTCTTTCTATCAAACTCAA GGAGCATCCAGTATTTCTCATCTTCATGCAGATTGCCATCATCTCAATTTTTAAATCATACCCAACTGTAGGAGATATAGCACTCTATATGGCCTTCCTGCCTGCCTGGAGCTACCTTTACAGAT TTCTGAGGAACATCTTCCTGGTTTCCTGCATTTTGTTGGCATGCTCAGTCCTCTTCCCTGTGCTCTGGCATCTCTGGATCTATGCTGGCAGTGCCAACTCAAACTTCTACTATGCCATCACACTGCTGTTCAATGTTGGACAG atccTACTCATGTCGGACTACTTCTACGCATATCTGCGTCGGGAACATCACCTGAGCCAGGGGCTGTACCCACAGAGAAAGGATGGCAGTGAGGCCACACTGGTGTTAAAATAA
- the pigu gene encoding phosphatidylinositol glycan anchor biosynthesis class U protein isoform X2 — translation MIADGITAVALYLSVESYNKNVFRKQKYALEADRYPHDCLELMRSPKEMFYIPLKVAMFYLLNPFSILSCVAKSTCGLNNAIIAVFILCTLKGSALLSAIFLSLATYQSIYPLTLFAPALLFLLQRLYIPVNPCRSSFWFFTLQYAFMFVGSLVVIVCLSFFLLGSWDFIPSVYGFILSVPDLTPNIGLFWYFFAEMFEHFRFFFICVFQINIFLYTIPLSIKLKEHPVFLIFMQIAIISIFKSYPTVGDIALYMAFLPAWSYLYRFLRNIFLVSCILLACSVLFPVLWHLWIYAGSANSNFYYAITLLFNVGQILLMSDYFYAYLRREHHLSQGLYPQRKDGSEATLVLK, via the exons ATG ATAGCAGATGGAATCACAGCGGTGGCTCTCTATCTGTCAGTGGAGAGCTACAACAAAAATGTG TTCAGAAAACAGAAGTATGCTTTGGAGGCAGACAGGTATCCACATGACTGTCTGGAGCTCATGCGCTCACCCAAAGAGATGTTCTACATTCCTCTCAAAGTGGCTATGTT TTACCTATTGAACCCCTTCAGTATCCTATCCTGTGTGGCAAAGTCTACCTGTGGTCTAAACAATGCCATTATTGCAGTCTTCATCCTCTGCACACTAAAAG GAAGTGCCTTGTTGAGTGCAATATTCCTGTCCTTGGCAACCTATCAGAGCATCTATCCTCTCACATTGTTTGCTCCTGCCCTTCTTTTCCTGCTACAG AGGTTGTATATTCCAGTCAACCCATGCAGGAGTAGTTTCTGGTTCTTCACCCTGCAATACGCCTTCATGTTTGTGGGAAGTCTTGTTGTGATTGTCTGCCTCTCCTTCTTTTTACTTGGATCTTGGGACTTTATTCCTTCAGTCTACGGATTCAT TCTCTCGGTACCAGATCTCACTCCAAATATTGGCCTCTTCTGGTATTTCTTCGCTGAGATGTTTGAACATTTTCGTTTCTTCTTCATCTGCGTCTTCCAGATTAACATCTTTTTGTACACCATCCCTCTTTCTATCAAACTCAA GGAGCATCCAGTATTTCTCATCTTCATGCAGATTGCCATCATCTCAATTTTTAAATCATACCCAACTGTAGGAGATATAGCACTCTATATGGCCTTCCTGCCTGCCTGGAGCTACCTTTACAGAT TTCTGAGGAACATCTTCCTGGTTTCCTGCATTTTGTTGGCATGCTCAGTCCTCTTCCCTGTGCTCTGGCATCTCTGGATCTATGCTGGCAGTGCCAACTCAAACTTCTACTATGCCATCACACTGCTGTTCAATGTTGGACAG atccTACTCATGTCGGACTACTTCTACGCATATCTGCGTCGGGAACATCACCTGAGCCAGGGGCTGTACCCACAGAGAAAGGATGGCAGTGAGGCCACACTGGTGTTAAAATAA